In the Bacillus solimangrovi genome, CACGTTCTTTCACAAAAAGGTGTAAAGATCTCTTGGGGATATTATTTTAAAGTAGGTATTATACTTACTATTCCAACGTTATTCATCACATTGCTTGGTCTGTATATGTGGTTATTAATCATCTAATAAAGGAGAATAATTATGTCTAAAAAAACGATTTATTTCTTATGTACAGGAAATTCTTGTCGTAGCCAGATGGCAGAAGGTTGGGCAAAAAAACATTTAAGTCAGGAATGGGAAGTGAAAAGTGCTGGTCTTGAAGCACACGGTCTTAACCCTAATGCTGTTAAAGCGATGAAAGAAGTAGATATAGATATTACGAATCAAACGTCAGATATCATTGATCCAGAGATTATGAATTCTGCTGAATTAATCGTTACGTTATGTGGACATGCGGCAGATAATTGTCCAGTAACTCCACCACATATTAAAAGAGTACACTGGGGATTTGATGATCCAGCGAAAGCAGAAGGTACAGAGGAAGAGAAATGGATGTTCTTCCAACGTGTCCGTGATGAAATTGGTGAACGAATCGAACGCTTTGCACAAACAGGAGAATAATTAAAAATA is a window encoding:
- the arsC gene encoding arsenate reductase (thioredoxin) is translated as MSKKTIYFLCTGNSCRSQMAEGWAKKHLSQEWEVKSAGLEAHGLNPNAVKAMKEVDIDITNQTSDIIDPEIMNSAELIVTLCGHAADNCPVTPPHIKRVHWGFDDPAKAEGTEEEKWMFFQRVRDEIGERIERFAQTGE